One window of Mus caroli chromosome 11, CAROLI_EIJ_v1.1, whole genome shotgun sequence genomic DNA carries:
- the Sp6 gene encoding transcription factor Sp6, with translation MLTAVCGSLGSQHTDAPHASPPRLDLQPLQTYQGHTSPEAGDYPSPLQPGELQSLPLGPEVDFSQGYELPGASSRVTCEDLESDSPLAPGPFSKLLQPDMSHHYESWFRPTHPGTEDGSWWDLHPGTSWMDLPHTQGALTSPSHPGALQPALGGYVGDHQLCAPPPHPHPHHLLPAAGGQHLLGPPDGAKALEAAAPESQGLDSSLDAAARPKGSRRSVPRSSGQTVCRCPNCLEAERLGAPCGPDGGKKKHLHNCHIPGCGKAYAKTSHLKAHLRWHSGDRPFVCNWLFCGKRFTRSDELQRHLQTHTGTKKFPCAVCSRVFMRSDHLAKHMKTHEGAKEEAAAAAQGEGKAGGVVEPPGGKGKREAEGSSASSN, from the coding sequence ATGCTAACCGCTGTCTGTGGCTCTCTGGGCAGCCAGCACACCGACGCGCCTCACGCTTCACCGCCGCGCCTCGACCTGCAGCCTCTCCAGACATACCAGGGCCACACGAGCCCGGAGGCTGGGGACTACCCCTCCCCGCTGCAGCCTGGAGAGCTGCAGAGCCTCCCGCTGGGCCCTGAGGTAGACTTCTCACAGGGCTATGAGTTGCCAGGGGCCTCCTCGCGGGTAACCTGCGAGGACCTGGAAAGTGACAGTCCCTTGGCACCGGGACCTTTTTCCAAGCTCCTGCAGCCGGACATGTCACACCACTATGAATCGTGGTTCCGGCCGACTCACCCAGGCACGGAGGATGGCTCGTGGTGGGACCTTCATCCCGGCACTAGCTGGATGGACCTCCCCCATACTCAGGGAGCGCTGACCTCACCTAGCCATCCGGGGGCGCTTCAGCCTGCTTTGGGAGGATACGTCGGAGACCACCAGCTCTGTGCTCCGCCGCCCCACCCGCACCCGCACCACCTCCTCCCAGCCGCTGGTGGGCAGCACCTTCTGGGGCCACCCGACGGGGCTAAGGCCTTGGAAGCGGCCGCACCAGAGTCCCAAGGGCTGGATTCCAGTCTAGATGCAGCGGCCCGACCCAAAGGCTCCCGGCGATCTGTTCCCCGCAGCTCAGGGCAGACCGTGTGTCGCTGTCCCAACTGCCTGGAGGCGGAGCGACTCGGGGCTCCGTGCGGGCCCGATGGGGGCAAGAAGAAGCATTTGCACAACTGCCACATCCCAGGCTGCGGCAAGGCATACGCAAAGACGTCGCACCTGAAGGCGCACCTGCGGTGGCACAGCGGCGACCGACCCTTCGTGTGCAACTGGCTTTTCTGCGGCAAGCGCTTCACGCGCTCCGATGAGCTGCAGCGCCACCTTCAGACCCACACCGGGACCAAGAAGTTCCCCTGTGCGGTCTGCAGCCGAGTCTTCATGCGCAGCGACCACCTGGCCAAGCACATGAAAACCCACGAAGGCGCCAAAGAGGAGGCTGCGGCGGCGGCCCAGGGCGAGGGCAAGGCCGGTGGCGTGGTGGAGCCACCCGGGGGCAAAGGCAAACGTGAGGCCGAAGGCAGCTCAGCGTCCTCCAACTGA